ACATAAGATCTCCGTAGGTTTGCACAGTACGAAGAGACACCATATTAGAACATCGATATCAAAGATTTAGGTGCTTAATTCACTCCACAATGTATGTTGAAGTCACATGGATACCTGCAGCGTTCCCTAAGCTACTGCTGCTAAAAATACTTCATGCAACCCTTGCGTCGTCTGTTGCAGGCGTCATCATCTTGCCTATAACCATCATGAATACTTGTAAAATAGTAAGAAATAGCTAGAAAACTCGGTGCTGGACCCCAGCGTGGATCGAATCTCAGGTCGGTGAAGTGTAATCCGTGAAGCTGCCATCGGTGTTATCATTGTCGTGCCTTCATCGACTTCCTTGGTTTTGACGTCGCGCTTATCGTTGTAGAAGTGGCTATGTCGTTGGGATGCCGCCGCTGTTGTACTGACGTCATTGGCCTCCCTTCATAACATGAATTCTGTTTCAGGTGCCAAATCCACAATTTTACTATAAGCCACGCCCTAGTGTCGGATTCCGCATTGATTTTGACCACTacgggaatctttaacgtgctaCAATGCACAGGACActggcgttttttgcatttcgcctccttcgaaatgcagccgcggcggcaggtattcgatcccgcgatctcgtgcttagcagctcaacaccatagccgcttagCCACTGCGGCGGGTGGCCTCCCTCCATCGCCGCCGTCGGTATTCGTCGTTGTAGCTTTTCTTGtcctctctttcctttttcctttttctttatttttttaacactATGACAATTTCTTTTCAAATTTTGTAATTGttcggtcgttttttttttttaactctgcaACGCTCACTGTAGTCGTCACAGTTAGGTATTTTTTGTAGTAAGTTATCGCTCGAAAATGCAGAACATGGCTGTGCCACCGGCTCTACTTTCTTGCTCAAGATCACGTGTTGCATAAGACGGAGCATTCGATGGCATATATTTTTAAGAATGGCACTTGTAGCCAAGCAAATTTAGGGTAGCTGAAATTAACCAAAATCCGATAACTCGCGCATTTGGCAGTGTTTGTTTCTGCATCATCGCTACGAAGTGACAATATCTTCGACGCGTAACAGAAGTCTTGGTTATTTACATAGTGCTATTGCTGAGTGCTATATTTTCACTTTTTACTATCGGAGTACCTGGATTTACACAACACTGTCTTTTGGAAGCGACCTAACTTTGCCTCATAAAAGAGCTTCTGGGCAAGTTGGCTTCGATGTTGAGGCTGGGTTTGGTTTCTTCAAATGGAAGCCCGACCTTCTGGTGTCTTCAACGCAACATCTCCTACAACTTTTAAAGGCAGAAGTACTAACGGACATCGCAAAGGTAGGGGAAGATTTCATCATAGCCGTTGAGTTGACATAAAAGGAGCCTTACATAGCAACAGTCAGAAAGGAATACTTGAAGGGCTGGAGGAAACAAACTGTGGACAGAAAATATTTCAATACGTCCAGAGTTTCCCTAATCAGAGAACTGCAATAATGAACGAGGGGGATTGCGAATCAGACACCGTTCGACCACCAAAGAAAGGAAAACCACATAGGGCGGAAATTTCACCCGCACGTTTCAACGTTGCCATGATAGGCCTTGAAAGATCGAAACGCAAAGAAATCGGCGGTCTAAAACAGacgatatatgcagacgacataacCGTATGGACAACTACACGCAGCCTAGCGGAGAAAGATGATGGACTGCAACAGGCAGCTAGTACCATAGAAGAGTACACGAGACTACGGGGACTCTAATGCTCAGCAGAAAAGTCGGAACTTATCCGCTTTACCAAGAGAAAAGCATAAAGGACGGACCCGAGTCTAAAGCTGGAAGTCAAGCTAGACGGAAAAATCATTTCAGAGAAAGATACCATAAGAATACTGGGTATGTGGCTGCAAGCTAATCAAAGATGCCTAcacactgaataaaaaaaaaacagcagtatAACGGAAATCACGCATCATCGTCCGCATAACAAACAACCGCATACGGGAATGAGAGAAAAAGCCTCCTACAGATAAAAAGTCTCGTCATCAGTCACATCACATTTTCACTCCCCTATCATATTATCAacaaggaagagaaagaaaagcaaactaAATAAGAAGAATGACCTCTAAGATGACCCTAAGATTACTTCGGAATACTTCAAACGACAAGCTACTTGCGCTTGGTCTTCATAACAGGATTGAAGAAGTAACCGAAGCACATATACGAACACAAGAAAATCGCCTGCTCCAGACTCCAGGAGGCAAAGAAGCCTTAAGCAAGTTAGGGCCCGATGCACTAATACACAAACATCAAGAAACTATAGAGAGGCACCCAACGCACTTACAGAATGGTGCACAGTGTTACGGCTGCCACCAATTGTTACGAACTGGTACCTCCAGTTTTTACGGGGACGGAGTTTCGGCCACTTCCAACAGCGTCCGTTTAGAGCTCGAACCAGACTGACCATAGAAGAGGACTTGGCAGGGAAGATGAGGTGATGAAAAAACAATTAAAACTTCGCCTTATCACCAAAGGCTGTGGGTTCCAGTGCCTGAATGAACTCTACATTAATTATCTTTGCCTCTTTTTTTTGGCACGATGGACGGCAtcagacgacgacgaacgcgcgagctgtggcacgagcgcatgcctgcgcgaggcgagctcacaAGACTTTCGGTACtgcacgccgcgttttccagaccatcgggcGTTTGAACCACGTAAGGCTTTCAGACAACGATTTCCGTTTACAAAGTACCTCGCATCGGCACAGCGCCAGGCAAGCACATATTGACGCTCCAGTATAGGCACCATAGGGTCACGTCAGAGATGGCACATGGTCTTTTTctttgaaagcttgtttgcaCGTTGCTTTGCTCGGTTGTTTCTTTTCTTATCACGTGGTCACATAAAAACTTTATTAGTCTTCAAGAAACTAGTACAAAATTAACAAATGCTAATAGTTATGCAGAACTTCATAAAAATAACGAACTAACCAATTTGCGAAACCTTTTCGTTGTCATTACATCCACTTCCGAATACCCTTTAGAAATCAGCAGATCGCCAGTGAACGGGTCGAGTGTCCCTTGAagaaatgagtgagtgagtgagtgagtgagtgagtgagtgagtgagtgagtgagtgagtgagtgagtgagtgagtgagtgagtgagtgagtgagtgagtgagtgagtgagtgagtgagtgagtgagtgagtgagtgagtgagtgagtgagtgagtgagtgagtgagtgagtgagtgagtgagtgagtgagtgagtgagtgagtgagtgagtgagtgagtgagtgagtgagtgagtgagtgagtgagtgagtgagtgaactgtTATGATAAAACGCggacccggctaatcccacgacgggaatGCCAGGTCTAGCCTGCCGGACCTATCGCCGGCGCGTTGGTgttcaaagacgggacttcgccggagcgcgtcccactcttccctGGTGAACTTCATGAACCAAAAGTGCGGAtgaaaatacttgtagactagttcgccaatCAACAGAATACCAATCCGCAGCCTGTACTCCCCATCATTCCCaggatggttgaacgatcgcagcgccagggTTTCCTCTAGTTATaataatatgaaactctatggaggGTACCGCTTGGGCCCCGCGGACTGACCGCGGTCTACGGCTCCGACGAGGCGATAAATTCAACGCGCGCGTGCGTACTACGAAGGTGGCTGAGCGACCACTGCTCCTTCGAGTGGAGCAGACGCTAGTAGAACTGAACACATAATAATTGCAGAAAATATGCTGCATGGACATCGGACGTCGGTTCGAATACGTAGGCAGCCAAGTCGGGGAAGAGTATAGGATGATTAATCAGACTTGAAAAGTTGGTGCAAGAGGTCAGAAAGCGATGTCTTTACGTACACTCATGAACTGCTTCCGGACAGGCTAAATAAATGTGCTATTCGAATTTCTTGTGCCATTCCACACCATTGAGGCATACTAATGTATATGGCAAATGAATGTAACTCACAACGTACTCCTTTACAATTCCCATAACACCAGGTTTGCCTTGAGTAACAACTGTTTGCTCCAAAAGTGTGCAGTAACTATGAACACACAGCCCACTTTGCAACCGTAGCATTTTGGAATAACCTGCTTAACGATATTAAAAAAACGTGTATCCTTTGttacattaaagaaaaaaaaactaatcccGTTTCTAACAGAGGGTTTAGTAGATGGTCCTTACActaccattttctttttcttaaaattATATTTAATAGTTGTGCTCATTATTCGTTGATGATGTATAATCACTGTTGGTTACTCACTTCTCTTCATGCACGTCAAAACGAGAGGTTCCCTTGCAGCCTTGAGCtatgggacctctttctgtatattcTGCCCAATATGTACCACCTTTGTAAATAATAAACGTTCTTTGGTTGACTGATTGAAACACCACCCGGTGAACAGAATAAAGGTAGACGATTTTATAGGTTTCACGTGATCGAATACGACAAAATTCTCGTTCCAAATGATTTTAAAGTGAATCCGTTTAATTGGCACCTTTCAGAGAAAAATGAGTCGGACTGCAGAGCGAGGCAGCCCTCAGTAGTGTGAATATCTTTAATTAGTttgatgtcgtcagcgtaaagaaGAAATAAATGCTGCTGGGTTGCTAAGGAAACGTcattgatgaaaaataacaaaagaaatgGATCTAACGCGGAACCTTAGGGCACACCAATGAATACTGTATAGCAGGCACGTacgcagaattttttttcgggggggcccaATCCAAGCTAACTTTTGTATGCAAATGAGGGGTAGGGTACTTTTACTAGcccaaatgtgaataatgcccaccattcgccataaggacgcgtaaacccgcaaaagagaattgaaataacgtgtatctcacaggtatacgcctgtgagatacacctcttctttacttggaaacaaagaaccacatcaaatggactcacgcataaaagatgcgcaggaagaaccttgccaagaacaagttaaccagcaaagtgcaaaataaagatttctagtagcgtttttcaATTtatctctggaagaattatagagaaatgtatatttgcggaacaaccACAGTCCTTTTGGATCCCCCCTTtatactgctctaccaagtgctaATAGCGACTCGTGTttttatttgggaagttgcgtaactatgcgtggtcaccagtcccgtacgatcgcgtagagtgcaggacgctgcggttctagacgtactgcgcccaccgcggaaggttaaaAAAATACCCCTATTAGCACAGCTGGGaaatggctacgtcaggcggctcgattgataactgtggatagtcattcaaaacacgcggaattattctccacttacggcggtgttttctctacttccttcgtaaataaaaagacgttgatccagaaatattttcacaaagaattttcgcttttcctccctgtttgcctgttgccttggctttctccctcagtaggtcgcttaatttctcatctccttgcgactcttgtttccagttgccaattttgcacgaaaagtgctgtacaattagtgAAGAACCAGACGAGTTAAAGGGTAACAATCATATCACTTAGGGGTTGAACGTGTATTGCAGGGTCTGGTGATGGACGCTGTTttgcaatattttattttccaccttatatAACCCATATCGCAGAtttatggttccgaggatctgccagcgtcgcggcgagccacCACTTGAGGAAGTAATgaatcaaaaggaaaagttaaaggcaactggcgttttctccggccacaatTATTTCCGCGAGCATACAGACCAGTTGACTATAAACCGAGtccctttcctggcccctggatcagtctaaacaaagaaggttgaactaacgaagcaacagcgatgcgcgtgatcgttgaaaaTATGGTGACAAAAATTGTtgggcattataaataaaataaaatattgtaattaaaacaataaactacgccctgcctgctgcaatagACGGTGACAACAGAATCCATGCTGAGTTAATCGCACCgacaccgaatcgatgagaaaacaggcctccacaccccaggagatgccgataactaccgccatcccgAAGGAGGGAAAAacttgacaaccattccactctgtaaacATGAATGGCAGTGAAAGCTGACGAGGGTCAAAGCGCTCAAaggaaaagcaaagtgcttcacctCCGAAGCGCGTgggcctgaagatagtgcaatatcagACCGACcagcggcggaagtgaagcaggcgttaagcaccccccatACGTGGGACGCTCACGAAAATAGTGCAACACTGGGCCCACACGCGCCGAAGGTGAAgcaagcattaagcactccccatacgtggctcCAAcgcgaaggtagtgcaatgccgggccgacccgcggaggaggtgaagcaggcgttaagcagtataccatacgtgggcccatcccgaaggtagtgtaatgccgggccgacctccggcggaggtgaagcagcccCTTACATGGGCCCATCCTGAAGATTCCGAAGGGCGCGTTataggttcccgagtccacagGCGTATGTGCTATTGATCTTGGACCCTTTTTTCACAATCACCGGGATCGGCCCGCATGACGAGGTGGAAGACTAACTACGGAAGTTAGTCATAcactgctttcgctgtaaaaggcagcaacaTGTTGACCGCCGAGTAGATTGATTTATAGGCGCTTTAGGAATGGGTGTGAGGAGTGATGGCGTGGGTGGATGGGAGGGGTATGCCGCTTAAATtccggggaggagggggggggagggccgggcctccccgcccccccccccccccctccgacaaAGACATAGGTAGGTAGTTCACTTATCATCACGCACAGCTGGATAGTGGAGCTACAATAACagcttctaataataataataagaagaagaagaagtaaagaagaagaagaagtagaagaattTTTGAAGAACAGCATCAGCTTGACTTCCTATGCCATATCAGCGCACCATATAAGATTTGCTCCTTCAAAGAAAAACGATAAAGCGGAAGGGGTACGAAAGCACTATAAAATTCTCCAAAGATATTCGACTTCAAATCATCGTTTACTCATGTGAACCTCGTTGACCAAGTAAGTGACAACTGAAGAGAGAATAATAAAACAAACATTCAATCTACGCTGCGCATATACCATAGACTCCTACCACACTAAACTGCTGACGCGACAATAAAAGAACTTGCAGACTCCCAAGAAGAGCGCAGCACTAACAGCGAGAGCTACCTCATTGCGACGCGCTTTATTACCACCAAATTGGTCGCACACTATCAGTTGCTAAAGGCGTTCCAAGTGACGCGGCAATCTAATAAATGAAGCcaatattttgtgtgtgtgtatattttCTGTTTCTGTTGTCCGTTTTGACATATGGCTTACGTCTATCTCACCAGCACCGTCGATGTTGACGCTGCACGTACGCATAAGGTCACGTAAGAGATTGCATAGGCTCTTTTTTGTTCATAAGTATGAAtgcgtgtttcttttcttctttttttatcacgTGGTAAAACAAATCTTATTTTACTTTTCAATAAACAAGTACACACTTAAGAAATTTTACCAGGAAACCACGCAAAATACACAGTAGGCAGTGTGCGacgcctcttctttttctttacttcttcagaACCGAACATGCGGCGTTCCACAATGAGAAAGAAGTGCTTCCACGTGTCGTCGTGCAGCTCGTGCTCGTTCATCGAATCGCCATTTTCCAGCGGCAGCAATCGTTCGAGACGGACAAGTTGTTCTCCCAGATTCTCTGTGGTCGCATGCCAACGCATCGACGGAAACCAAGATTGCCATGGCCAGAGGATCCCCAACGCCTGAACAACGCCGAATGGTAAGACACGCCGACATTGGCGGAGCCTCTGCACAGATGCACCAGCATCGAGAACGCATGACGCGCCTTCATGTGAAGGTGGGAGAACCTGGAGCTTCTATTATTGGTCATATCCCGCATTTACCTGTGCAGAGCCACCGAAGGCCTCCTCGTCGTTCACGTCAACGAAAAACGTCCCCGTTAGCGCATCATCATCGCGCAGACGCAGCGCAATTAGCAACCGGAATCCAGTTCACCGCCTTCATCAAGGCCGCTGCACGTGAAGGTGACCGGCTACTGCAGCTGCGGATCCCGTTTCTCAAGCCGAATGAGCGGCGCCTTCCTCGACGGCCAGAACGCTCGCCGCATCACCAAAGCACTGAAGCACCGAACATCATCCTGGACACGCTGCAGCTTTGGGAACGTGCCGAGCCATCCGGTGAATTACCGCCCCACTTGGAACAGGCTGTGTGCTCGGCTTGGTTCACTACGACTTGTACCAACCCGCCGCTTGTTGTAAGCTTCCCTTCGTCCAGACGCCGAAATCACGTGACTAGTTGCTCTTCGCTGTCCCCGATGCACGGTCGCATTTCAAGCAGCGTGAACACACACTGCTCACCTCCGTTTAAGCCAAGACCGCCTGGGAGGTCAATGCCCACCAAGCCGCCAGCGCGACTGCTTTCCTTCCGAACACCTGCACCTGCTGCATTTCCTGCTGCCGACCCCAGGTCCTCTATCCATTCCGACGACAGCTGCGCGGGCGTCGCGCTGGTCCGTGCTGCAGCAGTTGCGCGCCTCAAGGATGACGTAGAGGCTGCGCAGGCGAGGAATGGCGACGCTGTTGAGGCTCTCCCAGTGGTTGCACTTCTCGCCCAGGAGATTGGCGAGCCTGGCAAACATCTGCTGCTGGCCCTGGGTCTGGATTTGCTCGACCATTGCCTTCGACAGGACTATCTTTGCAGCTACCTCCTCGGCGCAACCAACTAGCCATATAGGCCTCCGCAGGAGCGTGCTGGCCGCACACGAGCCTGCGCCACCGCTAAAAATGCCCAGCGCCCACCTTTTCCTTTACAGGATTTCACAATATACAGGCAGCAGGAATAAGGTAATAGGCTAAATGCAGTAACACAGCCGTACGCGGCAGACCTCAACCGTGATAAATAGGACAGCCTGAATGTAGTCACGCACTCATTCAACGGCAAAGTTGACGAAGATGACGCGGCGGACCCCTCCGTGCCCTCCCTCGCAACCGGAGGAAAGACACCGGCGCCACGTGCCGGGTCCGAAGTAGTTGCCCCGCCACTGAATGTGGAGTACCTCAGAACTCCGTGGTGCCATCTTTCGTATTGTGGCACTACCATGGTTGCGTTTCCTTCTGTGTAGGCTGGCGCAGTGGCTGGCACACCATGTCGGTGGACGAGCCGACTTCTAAAGAACATAAAGATTAGGCTTAAATTGACGTTGTTGGAATGTGTGAAGTAGTCTTTGTAGTAAACATTTCGACTGTTTGTTAACAAGAGCCCACTGAGATCATCGGTCTATAAGTGTACTGACCGCGTATATTCTTCCATATCGTACTTTACTGGACCTACTcgacggaataaaaaaaaaataataaaacttgACGCGCCGGTCTCGGGGATGTCATTTTCTGCCTAAAGGGCAGCTCGGCGTAACTAGGACTCCCTAACTTATGGATGAGACCATCACCGTTGTCAGCCATGAGCACCACCGCCGCTCGATCACTTCCGCGTACTGAAGAGCACATATTCAACCAGTTGTGCAATATCGCCGAACAAATAATACCTCGATTGTTCGAAATTTTAGCTTTACCACGTCTTCATTATTTCCTGCAATTATCTGTACATACATTCACCGGGTTTCTGGCACGTCTCTCAtagtgggtacgtgccatattCCGAAGGATCGTCCTTATCATagcataatcaccatcatcatcaacggATGAATATGTATGTGCTTAACGAACACGCCTGAAGATTGTCTAGGCTACCGATAGAAAACCGCCGTAATAACAATATATCTAAAATAGTTGTCTGCTTATATAATTATGCATTCCATGATTCGTGGTGACACTACGAAGAAACGCGCCAGTTTCCCTGAAAGGTCTTATTGTGACCGGAAGTGCTCGAATACGTTATATGCGTGACTTCACGTTGACGTTAAAACCTAGATCATTCAGCCAGCTTATATCTGAGGGAAACGGGGATATATTAGGCGTGCATTGCAGTTACATATACAAATGTGTTGGTTAGTTAAGGTCTAAGTGATCATTGCTAAACCCTCGTTTTCCACATACAGAGAGGCGTTATATGAAATGCTTACAAATTTCCCCACTGCCCTGGAAGAACCAAGAGTGGAAGTTGTGTTATACTTGGGGAACGTCAACAGAACGTTATGTGTAATGTGCACGCAAAATATGAACTGCGTAGTTTAGAAATAGCCTTCGCGGCAAATTACTTACTCTAGTTTTTAAAGGTCCCACAAGCTTATTTTGCGAAATTCCTTCTGAGTTTCGCTAATCTCCTGAAAGAACTTAACTCGCCTTAATATTGACATGTTAAAGCAAGGAGGAATTCTTATCAAGGATGCGTGggcgaagaagagagagagaaagaaacgtttattatacgaaacagtgtTCCGAGCGAGGCCCTGTATCACCCTACGGTGGGAAgactccttagtccaggaaccctctggcttcgaatggcctcttggccctggcgacgagtttcCGTTGGTCTTCCATGTCCCCGAGGGTtggcttggcctcccacgtttcgaataggtggtTTGTTTCTTGTGCTCGTTTTGCGTCCATTTCtagttgcatttcgctgccttcctgccacgggcattccaggagcaagtgtgccagagtgtggggtacgttgcagagtgggcagaggtagctgTAGAGCGTCGgctagaggcgatgcattatcgcTCCGTGAGTGTACctgttactttgcaggcgtctaaggaacATGGTTTCTTCTCTGCCGAATTTAGGGTGCGGTGGAAGGTAAACTCGACGATCGATCCTGTAGTGTTgtaatatggccgaatagttggtgggtacggcctccgcctcttctgtcacgggtcgGAGAGCGCGTGGGGACACGGCAGCCCATCTGACGTGCTctcgggcagcggcgtgggccgcttcgttcctcTCTAGTTTCTCGTGTCCgagtacccacgttacgcaggtgtacgggagcggagtgttCCGTCTTTTTAGCATCTTGAGATCGTCTGCCGAGATGCGGCACCCTCGAGAAATTTCTACAGGAGGCCTGAGAATCGGTGAATATAACCGCCGCATCTCGCAAAAAAAATCTATGAAAGATAGGTTTTGCAAAAAGTTCCTAAATGAAGTCCCCGCAAGTGTTTTGCAGCCGATatcggcaatattttttttattgccaggAGAACTGTTCGTTGGAAATGGGGGTGACGCTGGTGCTGATGTGTGGATAAACTTGAACATTATCGGCATCACAAAATTGCAGCAAATATTTACAAGTACACCTGTTTTCTGCAAAATTTCATCCATTGTACGAGGTTGACAGCAGGTTTACGTGGAGTCTTCGGTAAACTAACAAGGCACGTGGTGTATACTTTCTTGAGATATGAAGCAAGCAGGCAATGGGCGACGTGTAGGCGAAGATCAAATCTGTGGAATAAATGCGGTATTCGCAGTAAATTTATGTAATCAAATGCTCCGGATCGTTATCAGTGTCTTCTCGATGGAGCAAAATTTGGCCCACTTTCCTAAAACCGCCGTATATACTTGTCACTAacacgaaattttaaaaaataataaattgagAGAACCCAATCACTCAACTGCATGCGCAGTTAGTTTTCTGTGTATACAAAATACAGCCTTTGTCAATACCATTCCTTCGCGAACTGTTTGCAAGCGTTACACCGCCCTTATCCGCTATGCCTCACAGCATCCCTAAAGAACGCTATGTCACATTAAATTTGCATTTGGTGAATTTGGGTTCCATCGTAAGTTTTATGCTCGGCGAAGCATTTCTCGTTTAATTGTGTGTTTTGCAAGTAATAACTGAATAATCTTATCTCCCTATTTTAACGCATTATAAGAGGTTCGTAGCAAGTTTCCGCTTGTCGGACAAGTCAGCCTGTTTAAATTTCGTGAAAATAGGGAGCAGGAATATTGGTTGATGCGTTACCACTGTTCAGAGTGTGTGGGTTAATTTAATCACGGCGTTTTCAGTAAATTGCATATGCACCTTTCCTGGGAGTTGCAAGGGTGTTTAGAGAACGGCGCTTATATACAGCAAACGGAGATAATTTTTGATATAAAATGGTGCGAGGGGGGGCAGTGCAGCTCACTTTTTTGAGATGTTAAAGGTGTGTTGTTCATGTAGGGCCGTTGCTATTCATTTGTTAATTCAGTGTTAGAACGCGTTGTTAGCTCGA
This Dermacentor albipictus isolate Rhodes 1998 colony chromosome 1, USDA_Dalb.pri_finalv2, whole genome shotgun sequence DNA region includes the following protein-coding sequences:
- the LOC135896231 gene encoding uncharacterized protein → MARGSPTPEQRRMSHRRPPRRSRQRKTSPLAHHHRADAAQLATGIQFTAFIKAAAREGDRLLQLRIPFLKPNERRLPRRPERSPHHQSTEAPNIILDTLQLWERAEPSGELPPHLEQAVCSAWFTTTCTNPPLVVSFPSSRRRNHVTSCSSLSPMHGRISSSVNTHCSPPFKPRPPGRSMPTKPPARLLSFRTPAPAAFPAADPRSSIHSDDSCAGVALVRAAAVARLKDDVEAAQARNGDAVEALPVVALLAQEIGEPGKHLLLALGLDLLDHCLRQDYLCSYLLGATN